The following are from one region of the Salvelinus fontinalis isolate EN_2023a chromosome 5, ASM2944872v1, whole genome shotgun sequence genome:
- the LOC129855000 gene encoding tripartite motif-containing protein 16-like has product MAQQGVQLDPDQFCCSVCLDVLKEPITIPCGHSYCRSCIEGCWDQDVLKGVYSCPQCRETFTPRPNLRKNNMLTEVVEKLKKTGLQAALPPALCYAGPGDVVCDVCTGTRKQKALMSCLSCLASYCETHLQPHYESPAFKKHKLVKATTQLQEKICSHHDKLLEVYCRTDQQCICLLCTMDEHQGHDTVSAAAERTEKQRQLGMSQQKVQQRSQERQKELKELQQAVDSLKHSAQAAVEDSERIFTQLNRSIERRRSEVKELIRAQEKTQVSQAEGLLEQLKQEIAELRKRSTELEQLSHTEDHIHFLQSYQSISSISVSSDLPSIVVRPLQYFGDVSKTVSELREKIEDFLKGEWTKISTTVNIVDVVLPPEPKTRDQLLQYSCQLTLDPNTANTNLSLSEGNRKVTRSRQAQPYPRHPERFTKDLMILCREGLSGCCYWEVEWSGRCVIIAVSYKDISRTQRGNIFGHSNKSWSLKCFSGGYSFRHNNVESKVSGPQSSRVGVYLDHKAGTLSFYSVSDTMTLLHRVQTTFTQPLYPGFCLSGTAELVKL; this is encoded by the exons ATGGCTCAGCAGGGAGTTCAGCTGGACCCGGACCAGTTctgttgttctgtctgtctggatgtacTGAAGGAACCAATCACCATCCCCTGTGGACACAGTTACTGTAGGAGCTGTATTGAGGGCTGCTGGGATCAGGATGTTCTGAAAGGGGTCTATAGCTGTCCTCAGTGCAGAGAGACCTTCACTCCAAGGCCTAATCTGAGGAAAAATAACATGTTGACTGAGGTGGTGGAGAAACTGAAGAAGACAGGACTCCAGGCtgctctccctcctgctctgtgCTATGCTGGACCTGGAGATGTGGTGTGTGATGTCTGCACTGGGACCAGAAAGCAGAAAGCCCTcatgtcctgtctgtcgtgtctggCCTCTTACTGTGAGACTCACCTCCAACCTCACTATGAATCTCCTGCTTTCAAGAAGCACAAGCTGGTCAAAGCCACCACACAACTACAGGAGAAGATCTGCTCTCATCATGACAAACTTCTGGAGGTTTACTGTCGGACCGATCAGCAGTGTATCTGTCTGCTGTGTACAATGGATGAACATCAAGGCCATGATACAGTGTCAGCTGCAGCAGAGAGGACTGAGAAACAG AGGCAGCTGGGGATGAGTCAGCAGAAGGTCCAGCAGAGATcccaggagagacagaaggagctGAAGGAGCTCCAACAGGCTGTGGATTCTCTCAAG CACTCTGCACAGGCAGCAGTGGAGGACAGTGAGAGGATTTTTACTCAGCTGAACCGCTCCATTGAGAGAAGGCGCTCTGAGGTGAAGGAGCTGATCAGAGCCCAAGAGAAGACTCAAGTGAGTCAAGCTGAAGGACTCCTGGAGCAACTGAAGCAGGAGATAGCTGAGCTGAGGAAGAGAAGCACTGAGCTGGAGCAGCTGTCACACACAGAGGATCACATCCATTTCCTCCAG agttatCAGTCTATCTCCAGTATCAGTGTATCTTCAGACTTACCCAGCATCGTTGTCCGTCCTCTTCAGTACTTTGGAGATGTGAGTAAGACTGTGTCTGAACTAAGAGAGAAAATAGAAGACTTCCTTAAAGGAGAATGGACCAAGATCTCCACTACAG tgaATATAGTGGATGTTGTACTGCCTCCAGAGCCCaagaccagagaccagttgttACAAT ATTCCTGTCAGctcacactggacccaaacacagcaaacactaacctctctctgtctgaagggAACAGAAAGGTGACACGTTCACGCCAAGCCCAACCATATCCTCGCCATCCAGAGAGATTCACAAAGGACTTGATGATTCTATGTAGAGAGGGTCTGTCTGGATgctgttactgggaggtggaGTGGAGTGGGCGTTGTGTTATTATAGCAGTCTCATATAAAGACATCAGCAGAACACAGAGAGGTAATATATTTGGACACAGTAACAAGTCCTGGAGTTTAAAGTGCTTTAGTGGTGGTTATTCTTTCAGACACAATAATGTTGAGAGTAAAGTATCAGGCCCTCAGTCCTCCAGAGTAGGAGTGTACCTGGATCACAAGGCAGGTACTCTGTCCTTCTACAGTGTCTCTGACACAATGACCCTCCTCCATAGAGTCCAGACCACATTCACTCAGCCCCTCTATCCTGGGTTTTGTCTCTCTGGTactgctgagctggttaaactgtag
- the LOC129855004 gene encoding tripartite motif-containing protein 16-like, with protein MAENQELFCCAVCLDLLKDPVTTACGHSYCMGCIKESWDQDDLKGVYRCPQCRQTFIPRPVLKRNIVLAEVVENLKTTGLQAAPPPALCYAGPGDVACDLCTGIKKQKALTSCLVCLASYCETHLQPHYESPAFKKHKLVKATGQLHEKICSNHDKLLEVFCRTDEQCICYQCTMDEHQGHDTVSAAAERTEKQRQLGMSLQKVQQRSQEREKELKKLQQAVDSLKHSTQAAVDDSDQIFTELIRSIERKRSEVKELIRAQEKTQVNQAEGLLEQLKQEIAELRKRSTELKQLSHTEDHIHFLQSYQSLSSISVSSDLPSIVVRPLQYFGDVSKTVSELREKVEDFLKGEWTKISTTVNIVDVVLPPEPKTREELLQYSCQLTLDPNTAHTRLSLSEWNRKVTYTGQVQPYPDHPDRFTNDLMVLCREGLSGRCYWEVEWSGLCVITAVSYKDISRTGRSNTFGLNDKSWSLHYYGDGFWFRHNSVRTKVPGPQSSRVGVYLDHKAGTLSFYSVYDTITLLHRVQTTFTQPLYPGFSVDCLFSGTAELVKL; from the exons ATGGCAGAGAATCAGGAATTGTTCTGTTGTGCCGTCTGTCTGGATCTACTGAAGGATCCGGTCACTACTGCCTGTGGACACAGTTACTGTATGGGCTGTATAAAAGAAAGCTGGGATCAGGATGATCTGAAAGGTGTCTACAGGTGTCCCCAGTGCAGACAGACCTTTATACCAAGGCCTGTTCTGAAGAGAAACATTGTGCTGGCTGAAGTGGTGGAGAATCTGAAGACGACAGGACTCCAGGCTGCTCCCCCTCCTGCTCTGTGCTATGCTGGACCTGGAGATGTGGCGTGTGATTTATGCACTGGGATCAAAAAGCAGAAAGCCCTCACGTCCTGTCTGGTGTGTCTGGCCTCTTACTGTGAGACTCACCTCCAACCTCACTATGAATCTCCTGCTTTCAAGAAGCACAAGCTGGTCAAAGCCACCGGACAACTACATGAGAAGATCTGCTCTAACCATGACAAACTGCTGGAGGTTTTCTGTCGTACTGATGAGCAGTGTATCTGTTATCAGTGTACAATGGATGAACATCAAGGCCATGATACAGTGTCAGCTGCAGCAGAGAGGACTGAGAAACAG AGGCAGCTGGGGATGAGTCTGCAGAAGGTCCAGCAGAGATCccaggaaagagagaaggagctgAAGAAGCTCCAACAGGCTGTGGATTCTCTCAAG cactCTACACAGGCAGCAGTGGATGACAGTGATCAGATCTTTACTGAGCTGATCCGCTCCATTGAGAGAAAGCGCTCTGAGGTGAAGGAGCTGATCAGAGCCCAAGAGAAGACTCAAGTGAATCAAGCTGAAGGACTCCTGGAGCAACTGAAGCAGGAGATAGCTGAGCTGAGGAAGAGAAGCACTGAGCTGAagcagctctcacacacagaggATCACATCCATTTCCTTCAG agttatcagtctctctccagtaTCAGTGTATCTTCAGACTTACCCAGCATCGTTGTCCGTCCCCTTCAGTACTTTGGAGATGTGAGTAAGACTGTGtctgaattgagagagaaagtaGAAGACTTCCTTAAAGGAGAATGGACCAAGATCTCCACTACAG TGAATATAGTGGATGTTGTACTGCCTCCAGAGCCCAAGACCAGAGAAGAGTTGTTACAAT ATTCCTGTCAActcacactggacccaaacacagcacacacacgtctctctctgtctgaatggAATAGAAAGGTGACCTATACAGGCCAAGTCCAACCATATCCTGATCATCCAGACAGATTCACAAACGACTTGAtggtgctgtgtagagagggtctgtctggacgctgttactgggaggtggaGTGGAGTGGGCTGTGTGTTATTACAGCAGTCTCATATAAAGACATCAGCAGAACAGGGAGAAGTAATACATTTGGACTcaatgacaagtcctggagtTTACACTACTATGGTGATGGTTTTTGGTTCAGACACAATAGTGTTAGGACGAAAGTGCCAGGCCCTCAGTCCTCCAGAGTAGGAGTGTACCTGGACCACAAGGCAGGTACTCTGTCCTTCTACAGTGTCTATGACACAATAACCCTCCTCCACAGAGTCCAGACCACATTCACTCAGCCACTCTATCCTGGGTTTTCTGTTGATTGTCTTTTCTCTGGTactgctgagctggttaaactgtag